One window of Treponema denticola genomic DNA carries:
- a CDS encoding aromatic amino acid lyase has translation MEKAGLKPAKLGPKDGLSIVSCNAQGEAMTAIVLKEIEDLVYMSNLIFCLSLEGLNGVVQSLREDVNAVRGIKGQIKAAEMCREFLKGSFLHDPDPERALQDPLSFRCAHSVNGTMYDAMDYVREQLLTTMNTTDDNPCIIIDEHSSFVSANFEITSLAIGVEMLATALSHLSKTSCYRMIKLADPSFTKLNRFLTPQDVKTIAFGTIQKTFTMLDTQNRGLANPSSMDFYSLAGTIEDHASNLPLACYKIFQMLDNIRYIIGIEAMHAAQAIDLRGNKKLGEGTKKAYSLIREVLPFYNEDRNISRDIETMYEFIKSKKLLNI, from the coding sequence ATGGAAAAAGCAGGTCTTAAACCGGCAAAGCTGGGTCCCAAAGACGGTTTGAGTATCGTTTCCTGTAATGCGCAAGGGGAAGCGATGACTGCCATTGTCTTAAAAGAAATAGAAGATTTGGTTTATATGTCCAACCTGATATTTTGTTTAAGCCTTGAAGGGCTCAACGGAGTTGTTCAATCATTAAGAGAAGATGTCAATGCCGTAAGGGGAATCAAAGGTCAAATAAAAGCAGCTGAAATGTGCAGAGAATTTTTGAAAGGCAGCTTTTTACATGATCCCGATCCTGAAAGAGCCTTACAAGACCCATTGAGCTTTAGGTGTGCACATTCTGTAAACGGAACAATGTATGATGCAATGGATTATGTCAGAGAACAATTATTAACCACAATGAATACAACCGATGACAATCCCTGTATCATAATAGACGAACATTCTTCCTTTGTCAGTGCAAATTTTGAAATAACATCTTTGGCAATCGGAGTTGAAATGCTTGCAACAGCTTTAAGCCATTTATCAAAAACTTCATGCTACAGAATGATAAAACTTGCAGACCCATCTTTTACAAAGCTAAACAGGTTTTTAACGCCTCAAGACGTAAAGACCATTGCTTTCGGTACAATTCAAAAAACCTTCACAATGCTTGACACCCAAAACAGAGGTTTGGCAAATCCGTCATCAATGGACTTTTATTCTTTGGCAGGAACTATTGAAGACCACGCAAGCAATTTACCTTTGGCATGTTATAAAATATTTCAAATGCTTGATAATATACGTTATATTATCGGAATTGAAGCAATGCATGCAGCACAGGCAATAGACTTGCGCGGAAATAAAAAGTTAGGAGAAGGTACAAAAAAAGCCTATTCTCTTATAAGAGAAGTCCTACCTTTCTACAACGAAGATAGAAATATAAGCCGCGACATTGAAACAATGTACGAGTTTATAAAATCAAAAAAATTATTAAACATCTAA
- a CDS encoding aromatic amino acid lyase: protein MDALILTGKPLSLEDVYSVAYGNRQVKISDDAEDQVKKARQILFDMAAEGKPVYGLNRGVGWNKDKEFDEDFFATYNRNLLNSHCLGVKPYHPDEQVRAILLLRLNKALTGHTGISAELLHHYRDFLNYGIHPRIPMRSSIGEGDITTLSHIGLAFIGEEDVSFNGEIMNSKKSYGKSRS from the coding sequence ATGGATGCTTTAATTTTAACAGGCAAGCCATTATCCTTGGAAGATGTATACTCTGTTGCATACGGTAATCGCCAGGTAAAAATTTCCGATGATGCGGAAGACCAAGTAAAAAAAGCCCGTCAAATCTTATTCGATATGGCCGCCGAAGGAAAGCCCGTCTACGGTCTTAACCGAGGAGTAGGCTGGAACAAAGACAAAGAATTTGACGAAGATTTTTTTGCAACCTATAACCGCAACCTGTTAAACAGCCATTGTTTAGGTGTAAAACCCTATCATCCCGATGAGCAGGTAAGAGCAATCCTGCTTTTGCGCTTAAATAAGGCCCTTACAGGACACACGGGAATTTCCGCAGAGCTTTTACACCATTACAGGGATTTTTTAAATTACGGAATTCATCCGAGAATACCGATGCGTTCTTCCATAGGAGAAGGAGACATAACAACCCTTTCCCACATAGGCCTTGCTTTTATCGGAGAGGAAGATGTTTCTTTTAACGGCGAAATTATGAATTCCAAAAAAAGCTATGGAAAAAGCAGGTCTTAA